A genomic window from Silene latifolia isolate original U9 population chromosome Y, ASM4854445v1, whole genome shotgun sequence includes:
- the LOC141632227 gene encoding uncharacterized protein LOC141632227, with product MAAQFIYIKVKDVITNNQFCATYVYRFNRIEDKVHLWNALVRLTVVDPWIVLGYFNNLLNADEKIGLPVKDAETVPFQNTLDFCGLQDLKSIGSFFTWNNKQPSSTRVFSRIDRVLVNDEWINKWPHHYAYFGPKGDYDHYPCFIQCSNVHMKRKKRPFKFYNMWTGVPDFKIIVKEGVESAYSGHYDV from the coding sequence ATGGCTGCTCAATTCATATATATAAAGGTTAAAGATGTTATCACCAATAATCAATTCTGTGCTACTTATGTTTATAGGTTTAATAGGATTGAAGATAAAGTTCATTTGTGGAATGCTCTTGTTAGGTTGACTGTTGTGGACCCTTGGATTGTGTTAGGGTATTTTAATAATCTTCTAAATGCTGATGAAAAGATTGGGCTACCTGTTAAGGATGCTGAGACTGTTCCTTTTCAGAATACCCTTGATTTTTGTGGTCTTCAGGATTTGAAAAGTATTGGCTCGTTTTTTACTTGGAACAATAAACAACCTAGCTCCACTAGGGTGTTTAGTAGGATTGACAGGGTCTTAGTTAATGATGAATGGATTAATAAATGGCCTCATCATTATGCATACTTTGGACCTAAAGGTGACTATGATCATTACCCCTGCTTTATTCAATGTAGTAATGTGCatatgaagaggaagaagaggcctTTCAAGTTTTACAATATGTGGACTGGAGTTCCTGATTTTAAGATTATTGTCAAGGAGGGGGTGGAATCAGCATATTCAGGGCACTATGATGTATAG